Below is a genomic region from Brassica rapa cultivar Chiifu-401-42 chromosome A08, CAAS_Brap_v3.01, whole genome shotgun sequence.
GTATCACCAGACAGCCTTTACTAAGGAgaaaatgttataaattttgTTCGTAGCCAAATTTACTACTCTCAACTGTTACCAACCTAACATTTTGCTATATAAACCCTAGAAAACCTATTCTAAACTTCGACGatcaataataatattattaaaagagagaGAGCGTGAGAAGAGAGATGTCAAGGGTTTTGTCAGTCGTTTGTGTCTTGCTCGTTATGTCATTCGTCCATGCACGTGCTCGTCAAGTGCCGGGTGAGTTTGATGAGGGCAAGACGACGCCACATGAGGACACAAAAACAACTTCCATGCATGCACCAGATAAGTCACCACCAACCAGTCTCGGTGACAAAAAATGCATTGGACTCATCGGTGGTCTAGGCGGCATTGGTAAATACGGTGGCATAGGCGGTGCAGCTGGAATCGGTGGCTTTCATGGTATAGGCGGCATTGGCAAGTACGGTGGCATAGGTGGCGCAGCTGGAATCGGTGGATTTCATGGTATAGGAGGCATTGGTAAATACGGGGGCATAGGCGGTGCAGCTGGTATCGGTGGCTTTCAT
It encodes:
- the LOC103836562 gene encoding glycine-rich protein 23-like — translated: MSRVLSVVCVLLVMSFVHARARQVPGEFDEGKTTPHEDTKTTSMHAPDKSPPTSLGDKKCIGLIGGLGGIGKYGGIGGAAGIGGFHGIGGIGKYGGIGGAAGIGGFHGIGGIGKYGGIGGAAGIGGFHGLGGVGGLGGAGGGIGGIGGTGGGLGGVGGLGGGIGKAGGIGGVGGIGGGHGVVGAVGGGIVPHP